A portion of the Gadus macrocephalus chromosome 10, ASM3116895v1 genome contains these proteins:
- the LOC132466239 gene encoding pre-mRNA-splicing factor RBM22-like, translating into MATSLGANTYNRQNWEDADFPILCQTCLGENPYIRMTKEKYGKECKICARPFTVFRWCPGTRMRFKKTEVCQTCSKMKNVCQTCLLDLEYGLPIQVRDTGLAVKDEVPKSDVNKEYYTQNMEREIANTDGTRPVGLLGKAPSSSDMLLKLARTTPYYKRNRPHICSFWVKGECKRGEECPYRHEKPTDPDDPLADQNIKDRYYGINDPVADKLLKRASTMPRLDAPEDKSITTLYIGGLGDAVTDTELKYGPPSAGLAAICFTSPSSVMSHYRPVP; encoded by the exons ATGGCGACGTCCCTGGGAGCTAACACGTACAACAGACAGAACTGGGAAGACGCG GACTTCCCAATCCTCTGTCAAACATGTCTGGGGGAGAACCCTTACATTCGCATG ACCAAGGAGAAGTATGGCAAAGAATGCAAg ATCTGTGCCCGACCCTTCACAGTGTTCCGATGGTGTCCGGGAACACGCATGCGCTTCAAGAAGACCGAGGTCTGCCAGACCTGCAGTAAGATGAAGAACGTGTGTCAGACCTGCCTCCTGGACCTGGAGTATG GTCTTCCCATCCAGGTCAGAGACACTGGCCTCGCTGTCAAAGATGAGGTGCCAAAATCTGATGTCAACAAGGAGTATTACACACAGaatatggagagagag ATCGCCAACACTGACGGGACGAGACCGGTGGGCCTGCTGGGCAAAGCCCCGAGCTCCAGTGACATGCTGCTGAAACTGGCCCggaccacaccctactacaagAGGAACAGACCCCACATCTGCTCCTTCTGGGTGAAGGGAGAGTGCAAGAGAGGCGAGGAGTGCCCATACAG GCACGAGAAGCCCACGGACCCCGACGATCCGCTGGCCGACCAGAACATCAAGGACCGTTACTACGGCATCAACGACCCGGTGGCCGACAAGCTGCTGAAGCGCGCCTCAACCATGCCCCGCCTGGACGCCCCAGAGGACAAGAGCATCACCACGCTGTACATCGGCGGGCTGGGTGACGCCGTGACGGACACGGAGCTCAAGTACGGACCGCCGTCTGCCGGGCTGGCGGCCATATGCTTTACGTCACCTTCG agtgtgatgagccaTTACAGGCCTGTGCCctag